The sequence ACGGGACGTCGGAGGTGGGGCTTGTCGGGTGTGGGGCTTGGAGGTCAGACCGCGAGCGCGGAGGGACGGCCGGTGGCGTCGAGTTCTGCCACGGTCCCGGTGCCGATGTCGTAGATCCAGCCGTGCAGGGTGACCGTCTTTCCGGCCAGGGCGTGCGCCACCGAGGGGTGGGTGGCCAGGTTCGCCAGCTGCGTGAGCACGTTCTGCCGTACCAGCGCGGCCACCTCGCCCGTGCCCGTCTCCGTGGTCGTGACGCGGGCCCGGGAGGCGTCCGCGTGCCGCAGCCACCCGGCGACCGCGGGAAGCGCGGCCGGGTCGAGGCCGTCGGCCACGGCGGTCATCGCGCCGCAGCCGGAGTGCCCGCACACCACTATGTCGGAGACGCCCAGCACCGCGACGGCGTACTCGATGCCGGCGGCGACACCGTCAGCGGAGCCGGGGGCGTAGGCGGGCACGAGGTTGCCGGCGGTGCGGATGACGAACAGCTCGCCAGGCTCACTCTGGGTGATCAGCTCGGGTACCACGCGGGCGTCGGAGCAGCTGATGAACAGCGTCGCCGGCTGGTGAGCGGTGGCCAGGCGCGTGAAGAGCTCCGTCTTGGCCGGGAAGACGTCTCGCTGGAAACGTGCGACTCCCTCTTCGAGATCCTGCATGGTTCACTCCCTTCGATTGAAGCCGGCCTCATGGGCTGACGTAATCCACCATGCATGACATGCGGCGATAGTGTCCAAGACGGACTAACCATGATTTCCATAGTTCTGGCCTATAGTTGTCCTCGTGACCCCGGAACTGCGTCACCTGCGCTATCTGATCGCCGTGGCCGAGCACGGCAACTTCACCCGCGCCGCCGAAGACCTGCGCATCTCCCAGCCCACGCTCTCGCAGCAGATCA comes from Streptosporangium roseum DSM 43021 and encodes:
- a CDS encoding carbonic anhydrase, which produces MQDLEEGVARFQRDVFPAKTELFTRLATAHQPATLFISCSDARVVPELITQSEPGELFVIRTAGNLVPAYAPGSADGVAAGIEYAVAVLGVSDIVVCGHSGCGAMTAVADGLDPAALPAVAGWLRHADASRARVTTTETGTGEVAALVRQNVLTQLANLATHPSVAHALAGKTVTLHGWIYDIGTGTVAELDATGRPSALAV